The following proteins are co-located in the Actinomycetota bacterium genome:
- a CDS encoding integrase produces MESQTPDPTLSSVPAPAVATALATLAEEARAFVGAAKAPATLRAYRSDWAHFEAWCGAHGADALPASPDTVALYLTDLARVAKPSTLQRRVSSISQAHQAAGHPTPTSDLRVRTTLAGIRRTLGTAPEQKTPALTADVRTMVEAMPDTLAGARDRALLLLGFAAALRRSELVGLDVADVAEQNDGLVITVRRSKTDQDAVGRRVGVPYGSHPATCPVRAVRAWRAAAGIDDGPVFHPVDRHGRVGEARLSGTAVALIVKRAAARVGLDPDQFAGHSLRAGLATSAAAAGASERAIMAQTGHKSLPMVRSYIREGSLFRDNAAALVGL; encoded by the coding sequence ATCGAAAGCCAGACGCCCGACCCAACGCTCAGCTCGGTCCCCGCTCCGGCCGTCGCCACCGCGCTGGCCACGCTGGCCGAGGAGGCGCGGGCGTTCGTGGGCGCGGCCAAGGCGCCAGCCACGCTGCGCGCCTACCGGAGTGACTGGGCGCACTTCGAGGCTTGGTGTGGCGCCCATGGCGCGGACGCCCTTCCCGCCTCGCCCGACACCGTCGCCCTCTATCTGACCGACCTGGCGCGAGTCGCCAAGCCCTCCACCCTCCAGCGCCGCGTCTCGTCTATCTCGCAGGCCCATCAGGCGGCGGGCCACCCCACTCCGACGAGCGACCTGCGCGTGCGCACCACCCTGGCGGGCATCCGCCGCACCCTTGGGACAGCACCCGAGCAGAAGACCCCCGCGCTCACCGCGGACGTGCGCACCATGGTCGAGGCGATGCCCGACACCCTGGCCGGAGCGCGCGACCGCGCCCTGCTGCTCCTCGGCTTCGCCGCCGCCCTGCGCCGATCCGAGCTGGTGGGACTCGACGTGGCCGACGTGGCGGAGCAGAACGACGGACTGGTCATCACCGTGCGGCGCTCCAAGACCGACCAAGACGCAGTCGGCCGCCGCGTGGGCGTTCCCTACGGATCGCATCCCGCGACCTGTCCGGTGCGCGCGGTGCGGGCGTGGCGCGCTGCCGCGGGGATCGACGATGGGCCGGTGTTCCATCCCGTGGACCGTCATGGTCGGGTGGGCGAGGCGCGCTTGTCCGGCACGGCGGTGGCCTTGATCGTGAAACGCGCCGCGGCGCGCGTCGGTCTCGACCCCGATCAGTTCGCGGGGCACTCGCTGCGCGCAGGGCTGGCGACATCAGCAGCCGCGGCCGGGGCATCCGAGCGGGCGATCATGGCGCAGACGGGGCACAAGTCGTTGCCGATGGTGCGCAGCTACATCCGCGAGGGCTCATTGTTCCGCGACAACGCGGCGGCGTTGGTGGGCCTGTAA